A single Oncorhynchus tshawytscha isolate Ot180627B linkage group LG01, Otsh_v2.0, whole genome shotgun sequence DNA region contains:
- the LOC121847245 gene encoding AT-rich interactive domain-containing protein 1A-like: protein MAHGKKPGKITRILGPSPSSCPGGSIEKKPGTIRRILAPSPPPSPGPTGSTEESNEGPHDEGPQKERPQSLRSKDTPPCPDPLSTGEPTDEEPWGLSSKGTTERLHDGIRSLKSEGPPQHSQSTSNEELDNNNDERTPGPASPVPASPTQARPTQAYSKMTQAQNYPRQSDAQAQNYPRQSDAQAQNYPLQSDAQAQPRQTQQHLRESPTSPSTRPTSDSPSSQERQSRAVKPSPVLTSANPYQPCLISPSSSPLPVPARASVSSKISLNLPGDSTTPDSLEEEEDSCSEYDNVGSDVEGVEQDIDQVLQVEDQGMEVRYYPEPQDGIYVEHQDGTYIKHQDGTYMKHQDGTYMKHQDGTYMKHQDGTYMKHQDGTYMKHQDGTYMKLQDETYMKHQDGTYMKHQDGTYMKHQDGTYMKHQDGTYMKHQDGTYMKHQDGTYMKHQDETYMKLQDGTYVEECEDGPYCPKDATYVEGEDGTYVEGSVEGDSLEGDSLEGDNSTTVQYKPTRPLYDPESEEMQDKDRKPCSSSENYHQFNDNPHQTPKAGDKEEKEEVEGGGV from the exons ATGGCTCATGGGAAGAAACCAGGGAAGATCACCAGAATCCTGGGACCCAGCCCTTCATCGTGCCCAGGAGGATCCATAGAGAAGAAGCCAGGAACTATTAGGAGAATATTGGCCCCCAGCCCTCCGCCCAGCCCGGGTCCCACAGGATCCACAGAGGAGTCTAATGAAGGACCTCATGATGAAGGACCTCAGAAAGAAAGACCACAGAGTTTGAGGAGTAAGGACACGCCACCCTGCCCTGACCCCCTATCCACAGGGGAGCCTACTGATGAAGAACCCTGGGGTCTGAGCAGCAAAGGCACAACTGAAAGACTACATGATGGAATTCGGAGTCTGAAGAGTGAAGGACCTCCTCAACACTCGCAGAGCACCAGCAATGAGGAGCTGGACAATAACAATGATGAGAGGACCCCTGGGCCTGCATCACCTGTCCCTGCTAGCCCAACCCAGGCCCGCCCAACCCAGGCCTACAGCAAAATGACCCAGGCCCAGAACTACCCTCGGCAGTCAGACGCCCAGGCCCAGAACTACCCTCGGCAGTCAGATGCCCAGGCCCAGAACTACCCTCTGCAGTCAGACGCCCAGGCCCAGCCCCGACAGACCCAGCAGCATCTCAGAGAGAGTCCAACGAGCCCCAGCACCAGACCCACCTCTGACTCCCCATCCAGTCAGGAGAGACAGTCCAGGGCTGTTAAACCATCACCTGTCCTTACCAGTGCCAATCCTTACCAGCCGTGTCTGATTAGTCCCTCCAGTTCACCTCTTCCTGTCCCTGCTAGAGCTAGTGTCTCCTCCAAGATCTCTCTGAACCTGCCCGGCGACTCCACCACCCCTGAcagcttggaggaggaggaggacagctgCTCAGAGTACGACAATGTGGGTTCAGATGTGGAAGGTGTGGAGCAAGACATTGATCAGGTGCTgcaggtggaagaccagggtatgGAGGTGAGGTACTACCCTGAGCCGCAGGATGGTATCTATGTGGAACACCAAGACGGAACCTACATTAAACACCAAGACGGAACCTACATGAAACACCAAGACGGAACCTACATGAAACACCAAGACGGAACCTACATGAAACACCAAGACGGAACCTACATGAAACACCAAGACGGAACCTACATGAAACACCAAGACGGAACCTACATGAAACTCCAAGACGAAACCTACATGAAACACCAAGACGGAACCTACATGAAACACCAAGACGGAACCTACATGAAACACCAAGACGGAACCTACATGAAACACCAAGACGGAACCTACATGAAACACCAAGACGGAACCTACATGAAACACCAAGACGGAACCTACATGAAACACCAAGACGAAACCTACATGAAACTCCAAGACGGAACCTATGTAGAAGAATGTGAGGATGGACCCTATTGCCCCAAGGATGCCACCTATGTAGAAGGTGAGGATGGTACCTATGTGGAGGGTAGTGTGGAGGGGGACAGCCTGGAGGGGGACAGCCTGGAGGGGGACAACAGCACCACTGTACAATACAAACCCACAAGGCCACTGTACGATCCTGAGTCTGAGGAGATGCAGGATAAAGATAGAAAACCCTGTAGCTCTTCTGAGAATTACCATCAGTTCAATGACAATCCACATCAGACACCCAAGGCTGGAGATAAGGAAGaaaaagaggaggtggaggg AGGAGGAGTCtga
- the LOC112265391 gene encoding LOW QUALITY PROTEIN: amyloid-beta A4 precursor protein-binding family A member 1 (The sequence of the model RefSeq protein was modified relative to this genomic sequence to represent the inferred CDS: inserted 2 bases in 1 codon; deleted 1 base in 1 codon), whose translation MRKGERGDREDGKVYSLRNCDTPEDRTISVCVSESPQRAPYRGSGGGRDWICDAPQRAHKEVKRQGRGGGRGGRSERGGGKSGREGGRVGRETDREEDTGQIVSEIKVCMSSSSSSETQDCREAAIRPRPPRPRPRPRSGPSSSTPQPHQTQSHTQTRPKQAYQTHTYLTECHTGPTKAHPAQNHHLEAQSDARQSQQTKTQDCRDGAISSIPRSDFITPHPYPPQTPAQTEHSQAQQTHTQPPQICPKQAHPAKTHTHPTQAQTQARQVLPTQAQNHKRQAPTHPTQAQTLQHHREGSVRPTFDCPPTHQTQIQQTQHRRESLTTEPTHSQESQAQTQQSEAQTQAWQIQDRRGSPITSDPPPAHQTQAQNHPQQQEAWQTMQHRRESLTSPRPDSDSPPSKAQNDQFQSQQHYRESLPRSRPTSASPPSHKTQIQDHTPHTRQTPQHRRESTTSPRPPSDSPPLQESHQAHIQAHSFQTENQGRQTQQHCRENTTSPIPRPTSNSTPSLESHPRAVNVSPASHQNTEPQRESPEERQTRTQTQMPHDVSEQQPGRPQCPEPRALQKDSNNTPQPEPTQNNASFPSFVDVPGPCEPEDLIDGIIFAANYLGSTQLLSDKNPSKGTRMAQAQEAVSQVKSQDEDSQMVTEVDLFISTKAVKVLNADTQETLMDSALRSISYIADIGSIVVLMARTRMAGTSSQDCTEADLSSSEGQRHYRMICYVFESEDAQLIAQSIGQAFSVAYREFLRANGINPKDLSQKQYSDIINSQEMYNDDLVHFSNSDNCKELELEKQKGESLGVVIVESGWGSILPTXILANMLNSGPAARSGKLNVGDQIMSINNTSLVGLPLATCQGIIKGLKSQVQVKLSIVSCPPVTTVLIKRPDLKFQLGFSVQNGIICSLMRGGIAERGGVRVGHRIIEINGQSVVAMPHEKIVQTLSVSVGEINMKTMPAVMFRLLTGQETPVYI comes from the exons atgagaaagggagagaggggtgacaggGAAGATGGTAAGGTCTACTCTTTGAGAAACTGTGACACCCCTGAGGACAGAACgatctcagtgtgtgtctcagagTCCCCACAAAGGGCCCCCTATAGGGGAAGTGGAGGGGGAAGGGATTGGATTTGTGATGCCCCTCAAAGGGCCCATAAGGAGGTgaagaggcaggggaggggaggaggacgaggtgggaggagcgagaggggaggaggaaagagtgggagggaaggaggaagggtcGGGAGGGAGACTGACAGGGAGGAAGACACCGGACAGATAGTATCTGAGATTAAGGTATGtatgagcagtagcagcagctcaGAGACACAGGACTGCAGAGAGGCTGCTATCAGGCCCAGACCACCAAGGCCAAGGCCCAGGCCTAGATCCGGGCCCAGTTCCAGCACCCCACAACCTCACCAGACACAATCCCACACCCAGACCCGCCCAAAACAGGCCTACCAGACCCACACCTACCTGACAGAGTGCCATACTGGACCGACAAAAGCCCACCCAGCACAGAACCACCACCTAGAGGCTCAGAGCGACGCCCGACAGAGCCAGCAGACTAAGACACAGGACTGCAGAGACGGTGCCATCAGTTCTATACCTAGATCTGACTTCATCACACCACACCCTTACCCTCCTCAAACCCCGGCCCAAACGGAGCACAGCCAGGCCCAGCAGACACACACCCAGCCTCCCCAGATCTGCCCAAAACAGGCCCATCCGGCAAAGACTCACACCCACCCGACACAGGCCCAGACCCAGGCCCGACAGGTCCTGCCGACACAGGCCCAAAACCACAAGAGACAAGCACCCACCCATCCGACACAGGCCCAGACACTGCAGCACCACAGAGAAGGTTCCGTCAGGCCCACCTTTGACTGCCCTCCCACTCACCAGACCCAGATCCAGCAGACTCAGCATCGCAGAGAGAGTCTCACCACTGAGCCTACACACAGCCAGGAGAGCCAGGCCCAGACCCAGCAGTCAGAGGCCCAGACCCAAGCCTGGCAAATTCAGGATCGGAGAGGGAGTCCCATCACTTCTGACCCCCCTCCCGCCCACCAGACCCAGGCCCAGAACCATCCTCAGCAGCAAGAGGCCTGGCAGACCATGCAACACCGTAGAGAGAGCCTTACCAGCCCCAGGCCCGACTCTGACTCCCCACCCAGTAAAGCCCAAAATGACCAGTTTCAGTCCCAGCAGCACTACAGAGAGAGTCTCCCCAGGTCCCGGCCCACTTCTGCCTCCCCTCCCAGCCACAAGACTCAAATACAGGACCACACTCCCCACACCCGACAGACACCTCAGCATCGCAGAGAGAGCACCACCAGTCCCAGGCCCCCCTctgactcccctcccctccaggaGAGCCACCAGGCCCACATCCAGGCCCACTCTTTTCAGACCGAGAACCAGGGCAGACagacccagcagcattgcagagAGAACACCACCAGCCCCATCCCAAGGCCTACTTCTAACTCCACTCCTAGCCTGGAGAGCCATCCAAGGGCTGTCAATGTATCACCAGCTTCACATCAGAACACAGAGCCACAGAGGGAGTccccagaggagagacagacaaggaCACAGACACAG ATGCCTCACGATGTCTCAGAGCAGCAGCCTGGCAGGCCCCAGTGCCCAGAGCCCCGGGCCCTACAGAAGGACAGCAACAACACACCTCAGCCTGAACCAACACAGAACAACGCCTCGTTCCCCAGCTTCGTGGATG TCCCAGGTCCGTGTGAGCCGGAGGACCTGATAGATGGGATCATCTTTGCTGCTAACTACCTTGGTTCCAcacagctgctgtctgacaagAACCCATCTAAAGGAACACGCATGGCCCAGGCGCAGGAGGCTGTCAGCCAGGTCAAG AGCCAAGATGAAGACTCTCAGATGGTGACAGAAGTTGACCTCTTCATCTCCACCAAAGCAGTCAAAGTGCTGAATGCTGACACACAG GAGACGCTGATGGACAGTGCGTTGCGTTCCATATCCTACATCGCAGACATCGGGAGCATCGTGGTTCTGATGGCTCGTACCCGTATGGCAGGAACATCCTCACAGGACTGTACTGAAGCTGATCTCTCCtcctcagagggacagagacactacAGAATGATCTGCTATGTCTTTGAGTCAGAAGAC GCCCAGCTCATTGCCCAGTCCATCGGACAGGCATTCAGCGTTGCCTACAGGGAGTTCCTC CGAGCCAATGGGATCAATCCTAAGGACCTGAGTCAGAAGCAATACAGTGACATCATCAATTCCCAGGAAATGTACAATGACGACCTGGTCCATTTCTCAAACTCTGACAACTGTAAAgag cTGGAGTTGGAGAAGCAGAAGGGTGAGAGCCTAGGTGTGGTGATAGTGGAGTCTGGCTGGGGCTCCATCCTGCCTAC GATCCTAGCTAACATGTTGAACAGCGGCCCAGCTGCCCGCTCTGGGAAGCTCAACGTGGGAGACCAGATCATGTCCATCAACAACACTAGCCTGGTAGGGCTACCACTAGCTACCTGCCAGGGTATCATCAAG GGTCTGAAGAGCCAGGTTCAGGTGAAGCTGAGCATCGTGAGTTGTCCTCCTGTCACCACTGTCCTCATCAAGAGACCCGACCTCAAGTTCCAGCTGGGCTTCAGTGTTCAGAACGGCATC ATCTGCAGTCTGATGCGCGGCGGTATCGCAGAGCGAGGAGGGGTGCGAGTCGGCCACAGGATCATTGAGATCAATGGGCAGAGTGTTGTTGCCATGCCGCATGAGAAAATAGTCCAGACCCTGTCTGTATCAGTGGGAGAG atcAACATGAAGACCATGCCTGCAGTGATGTTCAGACTGTTAACAGGACAGGAGACTCCTGTTTACATCTAG
- the duox2 gene encoding dual oxidase maturation factor 1: MTFYDGIYPFYPLQRTSFIFSTHLLTIILVFLVLTVSFLLILPGIRGKSRLFWMFRIIISLFIGIVIVALNFTSDWAEARATTNTTYKSFSSEEVNAEVGLHIGLYGINITLKGNPVNQLNETINYNEMFAWKDTIDEEYGNALERGLPNPILYIAEKFTLNNPCGLIYQYRYSGRYASATLWTAFCCWLVANVLFSMPVILYAGYMMVATAAFIFFSMASFSTIMNLPTCLFTIGTSGAFQTEYSGSFWLALATGVLCLIIGVLVVLLDCLIPGKIRDAFSVGVDNDEDEDVYFGEGYLNSNFLAGVTTTPLTTLVLPTDEIRKVSRQPSLQELSVRL; the protein is encoded by the exons ATGACTTTCTACGATGGCATTTACCCATTCTACCCCCTACAAAGAACCTCCTTTATCTTCAGCACCCACCTCCTCACCATTATCCTGGTCTTCCTGGTCCTCACGGTCAGCTTCCTTCTTATTCTGCCAGGTATCAGAGGCAAGTCG AGACTATTCTGGATGTTCAGAATCATCATCAGTTTATTCATAGGCATTGTGATAGTGG CACTGAATTTCACCAGCGACTGGGCTGAGGCCCGagccaccaccaacaccacctaCAAGTCCTTCAGCAGTGAGGAGGTGAACGCTGAAGTGGGACTGCACATAGGACTGTATGGTATTAACATTACTTTAAAAG GGAATCCTGTGAATCAACTCAACGAGACCATCAACTACAACGAGATGTTTGCGTGGAAAGACACCATCGATGAGGAGTACGGGAACGCCTTAGAGAGAGGTCTACCTAACCCCATCCTCTATATCGCTGAGAAGTTTACCCTCAACAACCCCTGTGGCCTCATCTACCAGTATAGATACTCTGGGCGCTACGCCTCGGCCACCCTCTG GACAGCGTTCTGCTGCTGGCTGGTAGCCAACGTGCTGTTCTCCATGCCTGTCATCCTGTACGCCGGCTACATGATGGTGGCCACCGCCGCTTTCATCTTCTTCTCCATGGCCTCCTTCTCCACCATCATGAACCTGCCTACCTGTCTGTTCACCATAGGCACCTCTGGGGCCTTCCAGACAGAGTACAGCGGTTCTTTCTGGCTTGCACTGGCCACGG GTGTGCTGTGTTTAATCATTGGAGTCCTGGTGGTTCTGCTGGACTGTCTGATCCCTGGGAAGATACGAGACGCCTTCAGTGTCGGGGTGGACAACGACgaagatgaggatgtttattTTGGAGAGGGATACCTGAACTCCAACTTCCTGGCAGGAGTAACCACCACACCTTTGACAACCTTAGTGCTTCCTACA GATGAAATTCGGAAAGTCAGCCGCCAACCATCACTCCAGGAGCTGTCAGTCAGACTCTAA